A single region of the Aptenodytes patagonicus chromosome 7, bAptPat1.pri.cur, whole genome shotgun sequence genome encodes:
- the RPS6KL1 gene encoding ribosomal protein S6 kinase-like 1 isoform X1, which yields MSRPEAEPCSRALAQARVYLGQLRSRVSPAGPEGGGRRDYLVEAARQLRLALERDVSEDYEEAFNHYQNGVDVLLRGVQVDPNKERREAVKRKITQYLRRAEEIFNCHLQRAAGGGNPTATGYSSLRFRPIRTLSSAVENLRRCKVVGVINKVQIVQDPATGGTFILKSLPKSLVETRERQTIIPHGVPFMVKLLCYYVSEDSIFLHLEHVQGETLWSHLRSKYCVQQGSANSNTVQAPRDGGREDGVGSSQGSNQVSIFSAWTGSGLPGSATHRVLENTDALPPREQSPDPMDPSSGNHCRLRLVPGGGTRAASGGQDLRLTQAMSGIVDHVPAASAKGSSHLTNQGLVIYPWDALTSGTGCVLERAASQQDPGSCADERIPQTPGPVPKTVRGGHPGAGEPPSQQVSEVPWAWPLLTSLGQRQLRAGVAPSSSGKLCGPDPVVWEPSQGASLTCGQLREQLLSGRCRSLASRGHGRRAWAVEEEQVQLWAAEILLALEGLHQQGVLCRDLNPRNLLLDAAGHVRLTFFGQWTEVEPQCCSQAREELYSAPEVGGIMEPTEAADCWSFGSLLYELLTGVPLSQNHPSGIQPHTQLHLPEGLSLAATSLLTELLQYNPKRRLGSGGGGMAKLKSHSFFSTIPWNKLVG from the exons ATGAGCCGGCCGGAGGCCGAGCCCTGCTCCCGGGCGCTGGCGCAGGCCCGCGTCTACCTGGGGCAGCTGCGGAGCCGCGTCTCCCCGGCGGGCCCcgagggcggcgggcggcgggactACCTGGTGGAGGCGGCGCGGCAGCTGCGGCTGGCGCTGGAGCGGGACGTCAGCGAGGACTACGAGGAGGCCTTCAACCACTACCAGAACGGCGTGGACGTGCTGCTCCGCGGCGTGCAGG TTGACCCCAACAAGGAGCGTCGGGAGGCTGTGAAACGGAAGATCACACAGTACCTGAGGCGTGCGGAGGAGATCTTCAACTGCCACCTCCAGCGGGCTGCAGGGGGTGGCAACCCCACTGCCACG GGTTACAGCAGCCTGCGCTTCCGGCCGATCAGGACGCTGAGCTCAGCAGTGGAGAATCTGAGACGGTGTAAGGTTGTGGGAGTGATCAATAAG GTGCAGATTGTCCAGGATCCGGCCACTGGTGGGACCTTTATACTTAAG AGCCTCCCCAAATCCCTTGTTGAGACCCGTGAGCGACAGACCATCATCCCTCATGGGGTCCCCTTCATGGTCAAGCTGCTGTGCTACTATGTGAGTGAGGACTCCATCTTCCTCCACCTGGAGCACGTGCAGG GGGAGACGCTGTGGTCTCACCTCCGCTCCAAGTACTGTGTCCAGCAGGGCTCTGCCAATTCAAACACCGTTCAAGCCCCGAGGGACGGTGGCAGAGAGGACGGTGTGGGAAGCTCCCAGGGCAGCAACCAAGTCTCCATCTTCTCTGCTTGGACAGGCAGTGGCCTCCCAGGCTCTGCGACCCACCGAGTATTGGAAAACACTGATGCCTTGCCCCCTCGGGAGCAGTCCCCCGACCCCATGGACCCCAGCTCAGGGAACCACTGCCGGCTTCGCCTGGTTCCTGGCGGTGGCACAAGGGCTGCATCTGGAGGGCAGGATCTACGCTTGACCCAGGCTATGTCTGGCATTGTGGACCATGTTCCAGCAGCGTCAGCCAAAGGCTCCAGCCACCTTACCAACCAGGGCCTGGTCATCTACCCCTGGGATGCTCTAACCAGCGGCACGGGCTGCGTATTGGAGAGAGCAGCCTCCCAACAAGACCCCGGGTCATGTGCTGACGAAAGGATTCCCCAGACACCTGGCCCCGTACCGAAGACTGTGAGAGGGGGCCACCCAGGGGCAGGGGAGCCGCCATCTCAGCAAGTGTCTGAGGTCCCCTGGGCTTGGCCTCTCCTGACCTCCTTGGGTCAGAGGCAGCTTCGTGCGGGAGTTGCCCCGTCCAGCTCTGGCAAGCTCTGTGGGCCTGACCCAGTGGTGTGGGAGCCCTCGCAGGGAGCAAGCCTGACCTGTGGCCAGCTCAGAGAGCAGCTGCTCTCAGGACGGTGCCGGTCTCTGGCTTCCCGTGGGCATGGTCGGAGAGCATGGGCTGTAGAGGAGGAGCAGGTACAGCTGTGGGCAGCGGAAATCCTCCTGGCCTTAGAGGGACTTCACCAACAGGGTGTATTGTGCCGGGACCTCAACCCCAGGAACCTGCTGCTTGATGCAGCTG gtcacGTCCGTCTCACCTTCTTTGGCCAGTGGACAGAGGTGGAGCCCCAGTGCTGCAGCCAGGCGCGGGAAGAGCTGTACAGTGCCCCAG AAGTGGGGGGGATCATGGAGCCCACCGAAGCAGCTGACTGCTGGAGCTTTGGCTCTCTCTTGTATGAGTTGCTGACAGGAGTG ccactgTCCCAAAACCACCCTTCAGGGATTCAACCTCACACCCAGTTGCATCTGCCAGAGGGGCTCAGCCTGGCTGCTACATCGCTGCTCACCGAG CTCCTACAGTACAACCCAAAGCGGCGTTTGGGCTCTGGAGGAGGCGGCATGGCGAAGCTGAAGTCCCACTCCTTCTTCAGCACCATCCCATGGAACAAGCTGGTGGGCTAG
- the RPS6KL1 gene encoding ribosomal protein S6 kinase-like 1 isoform X2, producing MSRPEAEPCSRALAQARVYLGQLRSRVSPAGPEGGGRRDYLVEAARQLRLALERDVSEDYEEAFNHYQNGVDVLLRGVQVDPNKERREAVKRKITQYLRRAEEIFNCHLQRAAGGGNPTATGYSSLRFRPIRTLSSAVENLRRCKVVGVINKVQIVQDPATGGTFILKSLPKSLVETRERQTIIPHGVPFMVKLLCYYVSEDSIFLHLEHVQGETLWSHLRSKYCVQQGSANSNTVQAPRDGGREDGVGSSQGSNQVSIFSAWTGSGLPGSATHRVLENTDALPPREQSPDPMDPSSGNHCRLRLVPGGGTRAASGGQDLRLTQAMSGIVDHVPAASAKGSSHLTNQGLVIYPWDALTSGTGCVLERAASQQDPGSCADERIPQTPGPVPKTVRGGHPGAGEPPSQQVSEVPWAWPLLTSLGQRQLRAGVAPSSSGKLCGPDPVVWEPSQGASLTCGQLREQLLSGRCRSLASRGHGRRAWAVEEEQVTSVSPSLASGQRWSPSAAARRGKSCTVPQKWGGSWSPPKQLTAGALALSCMSC from the exons ATGAGCCGGCCGGAGGCCGAGCCCTGCTCCCGGGCGCTGGCGCAGGCCCGCGTCTACCTGGGGCAGCTGCGGAGCCGCGTCTCCCCGGCGGGCCCcgagggcggcgggcggcgggactACCTGGTGGAGGCGGCGCGGCAGCTGCGGCTGGCGCTGGAGCGGGACGTCAGCGAGGACTACGAGGAGGCCTTCAACCACTACCAGAACGGCGTGGACGTGCTGCTCCGCGGCGTGCAGG TTGACCCCAACAAGGAGCGTCGGGAGGCTGTGAAACGGAAGATCACACAGTACCTGAGGCGTGCGGAGGAGATCTTCAACTGCCACCTCCAGCGGGCTGCAGGGGGTGGCAACCCCACTGCCACG GGTTACAGCAGCCTGCGCTTCCGGCCGATCAGGACGCTGAGCTCAGCAGTGGAGAATCTGAGACGGTGTAAGGTTGTGGGAGTGATCAATAAG GTGCAGATTGTCCAGGATCCGGCCACTGGTGGGACCTTTATACTTAAG AGCCTCCCCAAATCCCTTGTTGAGACCCGTGAGCGACAGACCATCATCCCTCATGGGGTCCCCTTCATGGTCAAGCTGCTGTGCTACTATGTGAGTGAGGACTCCATCTTCCTCCACCTGGAGCACGTGCAGG GGGAGACGCTGTGGTCTCACCTCCGCTCCAAGTACTGTGTCCAGCAGGGCTCTGCCAATTCAAACACCGTTCAAGCCCCGAGGGACGGTGGCAGAGAGGACGGTGTGGGAAGCTCCCAGGGCAGCAACCAAGTCTCCATCTTCTCTGCTTGGACAGGCAGTGGCCTCCCAGGCTCTGCGACCCACCGAGTATTGGAAAACACTGATGCCTTGCCCCCTCGGGAGCAGTCCCCCGACCCCATGGACCCCAGCTCAGGGAACCACTGCCGGCTTCGCCTGGTTCCTGGCGGTGGCACAAGGGCTGCATCTGGAGGGCAGGATCTACGCTTGACCCAGGCTATGTCTGGCATTGTGGACCATGTTCCAGCAGCGTCAGCCAAAGGCTCCAGCCACCTTACCAACCAGGGCCTGGTCATCTACCCCTGGGATGCTCTAACCAGCGGCACGGGCTGCGTATTGGAGAGAGCAGCCTCCCAACAAGACCCCGGGTCATGTGCTGACGAAAGGATTCCCCAGACACCTGGCCCCGTACCGAAGACTGTGAGAGGGGGCCACCCAGGGGCAGGGGAGCCGCCATCTCAGCAAGTGTCTGAGGTCCCCTGGGCTTGGCCTCTCCTGACCTCCTTGGGTCAGAGGCAGCTTCGTGCGGGAGTTGCCCCGTCCAGCTCTGGCAAGCTCTGTGGGCCTGACCCAGTGGTGTGGGAGCCCTCGCAGGGAGCAAGCCTGACCTGTGGCCAGCTCAGAGAGCAGCTGCTCTCAGGACGGTGCCGGTCTCTGGCTTCCCGTGGGCATGGTCGGAGAGCATGGGCTGTAGAGGAGGAGCAG gtcacGTCCGTCTCACCTTCTTTGGCCAGTGGACAGAGGTGGAGCCCCAGTGCTGCAGCCAGGCGCGGGAAGAGCTGTACAGTGCCCCAG AAGTGGGGGGGATCATGGAGCCCACCGAAGCAGCTGACTGCTGGAGCTTTGGCTCTCTCTTGTATGAGTTGCTGA